The Streptomyces bacillaris sequence CCGCCAGGTGGTGCAACTGGTGGACATCGACGGCCTGTCCTATGCCGAGGCCGCCCACCTGCTGGACGTGCCCGAGGGCACCGTGATGAGCAGGCTGCACCGGGCACGCAAGCGGATACGGGCACGACTGGCCACAGCAGGACTGGCACCGAAGCGAGGTGTGATGTGAACAAGCGTCCATGGTGGCGTCGTCCAGCGGCTGAGCGGCGGATGAACTGCCTGCAAGTCGCACGCGTGATGCAGGCATACCTCGACGGAGAAACGGACGAGATCACCGCCCGCCGGGCCGCAGCACACCTGGAGGACTGCCGACGCTGCGGCCTCGAAGTGTCCGTCTACCAGGAGATCCGCAACGCACTCGCCCGCCGGGCAGAGCCCGACAAGCAGGCTCTTCAGCGCCTGCAGGCGTTCGGCACTTCCCTCCTGAGCAACTATCCGGCCGGAGAGGACGGCACCGAAAACAGGGCTGAGCCCCCCACAGGCACCTGAACAGCACTCCGACGAGATCCGTTCGCCGCAAGCTCATATTGCCCGCCTGCCGTAGCGGTGATCGGAGCCGCAGCCGCGTGACCAGTGCTGATGCATCGCTGAGGCAGAGACAGCCCCACTCGCTCCGCCACCAACCCGTCATGCCGCACTCGAGTACTTCCCGGCGGGCTTCGCAGACGGGAGGCTGCGGCGGGGTCAGGCGGAAGGCGGGGCGGGGCTCGCGATGCGGAACAGTACGTGGCGGGCCTTGCGCTGGACCTCCTCGAGCAGCCCCTGGGCGGCCATGCCGCGCAGGGCCTGGCGGACGTCCCGGCGCGAGGCGGCGCCGAGTGCGGCTCGAAAGTCGGGGATGTGTCCGCCATGCCCGTCGACGTGCTCGAAGCTGAGGGTGAAGGGCTGCGGAAGCACCTCAATCACCGTCATGAAGTCCAGGGCCAGCAGCGCTGCCCTCTCCTCCAGCGATTCGAAGCCATGCATCCGCCCTGTAGAGACCAGGAACTCCAGCCCAGGCCGATGCCTCTGCTTCGTCCTCCAGGTGAACCCGCGAACCGGCTTCGACGACAGCACCGGCACCGAACCCAGGTCCCGGACCGGCCAGATGACCTCCGACCGGTTGATCTGCCACGCGGCCGTCCAGCGGCTCGCCCAGTTGTCCCGCATCACCAGCCGCGTACGCGCCCCGTCCAGGTTCCTGTGCGGCGACATCAGCTCGTCCAGGACGCACTCATCGGAACGGACCTGGGAGCCCGGCTTCGGTTTCACCCTGAGCTGCCCCGAGTTTCGTAGAGTCCGATCTTGATTGGTTCAGGCGGACTGCGGGGTTTGCTCCTGGCTGCGCCAGAAGGCTTCCTCGTGCTCGGCCGGCGGCACGTAGTCGAGCGCGGAGTGCAGACGTTCCTCGTTGTACCAGGTGACCCACTGGAAGATCGCCCGCTCGACCTGCTCGACGTCCTTCCAAGGACCCTGCATCTCGATCAGCTCGGCCTTGAAGGTCCCGTTCAGCGCCTCGGCCATCGCGTTGTCATACGAGTCCGCGACCGACCCGACGGAGGCGGAGGCGCCGATGTCCGCGAGCCGGTCGGTATACCGAATTGACACGTATTGACCGGATTCAACCGGTCGTTGCAACACCAGCTTGTTGAAGCAACTGTAGCTGGTCGTTGAACGCCTCGGCGGGTGTCTTCCAACCGAGCGCCTTGCGGGGTCTGCTGTTGAGAGTGTGAGCGACGGCCTCGACTTCCTCGGCGGACCATCTCGAGAGATCGGTGCCTTTCGGGAAGTACTGGCGCAAGAGCCCGTTAGTGTTCTCGTTCGTGCCGCGCTGCCACGGACTATGCGGATCGGCGAAGAACACGGGGATTCCCGTCTCGACTCTGAATTGCGCATGGGCCGACATCTCCTTGCCGCGGTCCCAGGTCAGCGACCGCGCCAGCTGCTCGGGCAGCGTCGACATCGTATTGGTGAGTGCGGTCTTCATCGTGATCGCCCCATAACCACCCAGCGCAGGACCATTCTTGACCGATCGCTTGTGCCGGTAGCCTTCCTCGCGCGGCAGGTGAACCAGCATCGTGAATCGAGTTGACCGCTCGACGACAGTGCCGATCGCGGACCGCTCCAGCCCGATGATCAGGTCGCCTTCCCAGTGGCCGGGAACGGCACGGTCCTCGACTTCGGCAGGCCGTTCACTGATCAACGCTTCGGGCGTCACATGCGCCCAGGTCTTGCGACGCGAACGAGCACGCGGGGCACGCAGCGCGCGGCCCGTGCGAAGGCACAAGATCAGCTCCCGCTTCAGCGCCCCGCGGCCCTGAATGTAGAGCGCCTGGTAGATCGCCTCGTGGCTGATGCGCATGGACTCATCATCCGGGAAATCAAACTTGATCCGGTTCGCGATCTGCTCCGGACTCCACGCCTGCACCCACGCGCGGTCCTTGCGGTGCGGCTTGTTCCGCCCCGTCCACGCGCCTGTCGCAGGTCCTGCGATCGCCTTGCCGCCGGGCGTGCTGATCTGTCCGGACAGTCGCTCCTGGACGTACGCGTGCAACCGCGGATTGGCGACCAGCTTCGATGTCTTCGGCCGGCGTGCGGCCATGTCCGATTTCCATTGCGCGACCGATGCCCGGTAATCGAGCTTCCCGCCCCTGGTGGCCGCGTTGCGCCGCAACTCGCGGGAAATCATCCCCGGATCGCGGCCGACTTGCCGAGCGATTTCACGAACGCCCTTGCCTTGGGCGTTGAGGAGCGCGATCTCCTCCCGCTCAGAGAACGACAGGTACCTGCCCGAATTCGGTTTCGGATCGAACGGTCGCATGCCGCCACACTGCCGAAACCAGCGAGTGGCCACCGCTGGCGCCACGCCGATATCCGCGGCCGCTTCCTCCGCGAGGAGACCTTTGGCGATTTCATCCCAGAAAGCTGCTTCGATATGACGCTGAAATTTGGGATGCCCCGGAGACCTCAACTTTGACCGTGTCGCCCGATCGGCTGCCTGCTGACGACGAACCATCCCACACCTCGCTGATCATGAGGTGTTGCGACGACGGATTGAATCCGCCTTCGCTGCCGCGGTCGCTGTGGATCACGCAGCCGGGTTGCAGTCCACCGCGGCCGTGGGCCATGTCCAGTGCATCGATGACGAGATCGGCGCGGTGGTGGTCGGCCATCGAGTAGCCGACGACCTCGCGGGTGGCCAGGTCGAGCCAGCAGGCGAGGTAGAGCCAGCCCTCGCCGGTGGGCAGGGCGGTGATGTCGCCGACCAGTTTCGTGCCGGGCATTTCGGCGTGGAATTGGCGGCCGATCAGGTCCGGGGCCGTCCTGGCCTTCTTGTCCGCTCGTGTCAGCGAACGCCGCTTGTGGCGGGTCACGCCCTGGATGCCGTGCTCGCGCATGAGACGGGCGACCCGTTTACGGTTCACCGCCCTTCCCAGACGCCGCAGTTCGGCATGGACGCGCGGGACGCCATAGGTCTGGCGCGAGCCGACGTGGATCACGGTGATCTCGTGCACCAGGGCCTGGTCGGCGGCCCGGCGGGCGGCCCGGGGCTTTGCCTCGGCGAGCCAGGCATATAACGAGGAACGGGCCACCTTGAGCAGGCGGCAGAGGAAAGCGACGCCGTGGGTGGTCTTCTCCGCCTCGATGAACGCATACGTCTCGCTCACCGATCGCTCTCCTTCGCGAAGAAGACCGCGGCTTTTCGCAGAACCTCGATCGTCTTGGCCTGCTCGGCGTTCTGCCGACGCAGGCGCTTGAGCTCCTCGCGCTCGGCGGTCGTGAGTTCTCCCGGGGCGCCCTCGCCACGGTCGGCCTTGGCCTGGCGGTACCAGCCGCGCAGGGACTCAGAGCTGATGCCGAGTTCCCGGGCGACGGCGGTGACCGTCTTGCCCGTGGAGTCGACGAGCGCAATGGCGTCCCTCTTGAACTCCGCGGTGTACCGCTTCGTGTACTTGCTTCCCACCTGGTGCTACTTCCTCTGGAACCTCAGGTCCCAGTCTCCAGGTGTCCACGATCAAGGGGAAGGTTCACCCGCCGATAGGCGGAGCCGGGCCCGCGGGCGGCTCCTGCCGTCGGCCCTTCGCCGCCCGCCGAATGCTTCCGGGCCCGCAGGGGCGCCCCGTGCTCGCCCGTCCGGTGGCGTCCGCCTCTTGCCGACGCGCCGCCCGGGGTCACCGACCGTACGGGCCGGTCGAACCGCGGGCGACCAGGCGGGGGTTCAGTACCTCGTGACGGTCCGTCGTGCGGCCGCCCGAACGCTGGAGCAGGAGGCGCACCGCGGTCCGGCCCAGTTCCGGGCGGGGCTGGTCGATGCTGGTGAGGCGGGGCCTGACCAGTGCGGCCAGGGTGCTGTTGTCATAGCCGACGACCGACAGCCGCTCGGGTACCGGTAGGCCCAGGTCGTGCGCGATGTCCAGCAGCGCCACTGCCGTGAGGTCGTTGTTCGCGATCAGGGCGCTCACGCCGGATCTCAGCAACGGGGCAACACGGAGAGGGAGTTCTTCGACGCTCTCGGCCGCCACGGTGTGCGGGGACAGCCCGGCCCGGTGGGACGCCGTCTCATAGCCGCACCGCCTTCCCTCGGCGGCCGGGCGGCGCGAGGTGGTGACGAACGCGATCTCCCGGTGGCCGAGCCCGACCAGGTGCGTCATGGCCAGGGCGGCACCGGCCGCGTCATCGTTGGCGACGGTGTCGATGCCCGCGGGGGGGTGCTCCGGGCGTCCGACGACGACCACCGGCGTGCGGCGTGCGGCGGCTTGGAGGTCGGCCGGATCCACCCAGCTGCTCACCGCGATCACACCGTCCACGTTGAGCTGGACCAGTGTGTCGAGCTGAGATGCGAGCCGCTTGGCGTCGCGTCGGCCGTGGGCCAGCAGGACGCCGAAGCCGGCCTCGCCCGCGGCCTCTTCGATTCCGGCGACCACATCGGTGTGGTATGGGTTGGCCAGGTCCGTCAGCAGGACCCCCAGCAGCATGGTGCGGCCCTGTACGAGGCCGCGCGCCAGGGCGTTGGAACGGTAGCCCAGCTGGTCGGCGGCGGCGGTGATGCGCGCCCGGGTGCTCTCGCTCACCCCGGCGTCGCCGCGCAGGGCCAGGGAGACCAGGGACTTGGACACGCCCGCGGCCCGGGCGACGTCGAGAATCGTGGGGCGGCGCGAGGGAGCGTGCGGCATGCGTCCAGTATGCAGGCGGGGTCCGAGGCGGAGACACGGGACCCGGCGGCCCCGCCAAGTAGTGGAACGTTCCGCGTCTACGGTCGCGGCGGTGGTTGGAACGTTCCAGACGGGACCGTCCGGTGTTGGTTCTCCGGGCGCCGGAAGTTCACCCGTCCCCCCTACGTTCGCCGTCAGGACACCAGCCAGGGGAGCAGATGAACCAGCCGCACGCACCCGTATCACCCGCCCTCGCCCATCGGCCCGAGGCGCTGCTGCTCGACTTCGGCGGGGTGGTCTTCCACACCGAGAAGCGTCCCGAGGGACGAGCGGACGCAGCCGCCCTGATCCACCGCCACCTGTCCAGGGCCGGACACGCGGTGGCCGAGGAGACGCTCCGGGTCTCTCTCGACGCGGGCCTGGCGGCGCTCAAGGACTGGAAGAACGCCGCCGGCCGTCGCCGGGAGCCGGTCGAGCTGACCCACCGTGAGATCTGGGAGGACTTCCTCGCCTCCGACCTTCCGGAACCGGCTCGTGCCGTCCTGGCGGGCAGCGCGGGCTGGCTGCTCGGTGAGCTCACGCCTCTTCTCTCGGAGCACACCGTGCGCCCGGGAGTCCGTGAACTGCTGCACACCGCGCGGCGGCTCGGCGTCCGGGTCGGCATCGTGAGCAACGCCCACGCGGGCCGCTCGCACCGGGCCCTGATGCGCGAGCACGGGCTGGAGGAACTGGTGGACGTGCAGCTCTACTCCGACGAGGTAGGCATCCGCAAACCCCACCCGACCATCGTGGAGAGGGCCGCGCGCGCCCTGTGCACGCGGCCCGAGCGCTGCTGGTTCGTCGGCGACACCATCGACCGGGACGTGGCGGCCGGCCACCGGGCCGGTGTCGCGGCCGTCATCGTCACCCGCGACAAGCACACCGACAACCCGCCCTACCCGGTGTCCGTCCGCCCCCACGCCGTCTATGACACGCCTGAGGGCCTGGTCCCGGTCCTGGCCGCTGCACTGGACACCCCGCCGCCGGCTCCGTCGGCCGTCACCGCAACGGCCTCAACGCGGGCCGGCGCGGGCCCGGCCGCACTGCTGCTCGACCACGGCGGAGTCATCGCCAACGCGGTCAAGGACCCCCAGGCCCAGAAGGAGTTCGGGCTGCGGCTCGCCGCCCGGCTGAGGCGGGCGGGACACGGTGTGTCGGACGAGGAGGCCGTCGCCGCGCTGCTCGAGGCACGTGGCGCGCACCAGCGCTTCAAGAGCGAGGGCGAGCGAGGGCCCGTCGTGCCCGAGGTCACCCCGCTCCAGTACTGGCGGGATTTCTTCGGAACCTCCTTGGCTCCCGGAGCGCGAGCGTGGCTGGCCGCCGAGGCCGTCGCGCTGAGCCACGAGTGGGCCCACATCAAGAGCCGCCCCGCGCTGCGGGAGGGGGCGGCCGAACTCCTGGGCCGCTGCCGTGAACTCGGCATTCCGGTCGCCGTGGTCTCCAACACCGTATGCGGCCGCAGTGTGCGCGAGCGCATGGCGTCCTTCGGCGTCGAGGAGCTGATCGGTGTGCACGTGTACTCCGACGAACTCGGCCGGCGCAAGCCCGATGCCCTCACCGTGCGCGAGGCGCTGCGCGGGCTCTCCACGGATGCGAGGGCGTGCTGGTTCGCCGGGGACAAACCGGGCCGGGACATGGCCGCCGCACGGAGCGCCGGGATCGGCACCACCGTCCTCGTACGCGGCGGCTCGCTCGACGACGAGGCCCTGAACGGCCATCTGTCGGTGCCCGGCCCCACCCGCCCCGACCGTGTGGTGGCCTCCCTCGCCGAACTGGTCCCGCTCCTCTCCGGCAGGCCCTGACCTCGTCCCCGTACGCCGACCGGCGAACGCCTCGCCACACCTCCTCCCGACACCGGCCCGTGACCGGCCGGAGCACCGCCCCTCTCTCGCGCCCCGACGAAAGGCCAAGGCCTCAGTGATGTCCTCACCCACCCAAACAGGAGCGGCTGCCTTCCGGCCCTCCGCCGGCTTCGGCCGTCCCGACGACCCCAGCGACCTCGGCTCCGCGCAGAAGCTGATGGTGTTCGTCCTGTCGATGACCCTCTTCGGGCTCGCCAATATCCTGACCGAAGTGCTGCCGGAGGTGAAGCTCGGCCCTGTCGAACTCTCCGTCTCCTACCTGGCGTTCGTGCCCGTGGTGATGGTGAGCCTCTTCCACCCGCTGTACGCCGCCCTCGGCGCACCGCTCGGCGAGATCGTCTTCGTCGACCTGCTGATGGGCAACTTCTCCGGCTTCGCCGAACTGGAGGGCTACATCCAGCTCTCGCTCGGCCTCTACATAGCCGGCTCGCTGGTGCGCGACCCGCGCAGGCGGACCCAGGTGGCACTGGCCGCCCTCGTCGCGGTCGGCGTGGACAAGATGCTCGGCGGGATCGTCGACATCGGCAAGGTCTACGTCGGTGTCGCCGAGGCCGAGTACGTCAAGGGGCTGGCGGAGAGCGTGCTCCTGCTGGAGGGCATCGCGTTCTCCACCGACCTCCTCATCAGCGGGGTGCTGTTCGGCGTCCTCCCGGCGATGTATCTCGCGCCGAGGTTGCACGGCCGGATCGAGCCGCTGCTGGGTCTGGCACCGCGCGACCCCGACCGGCCGCTGCGGCTGCGGGCCCGGGTCAGCGCCCGCTTCCTGCTGCTCGGCATCTTCCTGGCCTTCGTCGCCACGATCGCCGCCTTCATGCAGGAACTGGACGCCAACTTCGGGGTCTGGGAGCCGGACTTCGTCGACCGGTACGGGCAGAGGTTCCTGTGGATCGGCGTCTCGGCCGCGGTGATCGTACTGGTCGGCCTCGTCCTCGCGGCCCGAGCCCTGCGCCGCTCCCGCGCCGCGCGCAGCGGGTCCCGGCCGTGACGGCCCGCATCGGCACCGCCGGACAGCACGAGGCCGAGGCAGCGGCACGAACGGACGACGTCGCTCCCGGCACCGGACCCGCCGTGGAGGTCCAGGGACTGTCCTTCCGCTATCCAGGGGCCGAACACGACAGCCTCACCGGCGTCGGTCTCACCATCGAGCGCGGCGACTTCATGGCCGTCGTCGGAGGGAACGGCTCCGGCAAGACGACCCTGTGCAAAACCTTCAACGGCCTCATCCCGCACTTCTGGTCGGGTACGTACACCGGTTCTGTCCGGGTGTTCGGCCAGGACACCACCACCACTAACGTCGCCTCCCTGAGCCACCAGGTCGGCTACGTCTACCAGGACTTCGGCAACCAGCTCGTCAGGCCGACGGTCTACGACGAGGTCTCCTTCGGTCCCGTCAACTTCGGCCTGACCGACTGGCGGGAACGCTCCGACGAAGCACTGGACCTGCTGGGAATCGCCGCCCTGCGCGACCACTACACCTGGCAGCTCTCCGGCGGCCAACAGCACTTGGTGGCGCTGGCCAGTATCCTGGCGATGCGGCCCGGCCTGGTCGTGGTGGACGAACCGGTGGCCGAGCTGGACCCGGAGCGCGCCGAGGAGATCTATCGCCGTCTCACCGACATCAACCGGCGGCTGGGGACGACGGTGGTCGTGATCGAGCACCACGCTGAATTCGTCGCCCGGTACTGCAAGAGCGTGCTGCTCATGGCCGAAGGCGCTCCCGTGTGGCACCTGCCCGTCGAGGAAGCGCTGTCCCGCTCGGGAGAGCTGGCCGCCCACGGCATTCCCGCCCCCCAGGTGGTGCGCCTCGCACGCGCGGTCGAACCCGAGGGCCCGGTACCGCTGACCGTGGAGCAGGCCGTCCGCTGGCTGGACGAGCGCGGACTGCACCCCGCCCCGGCGGAGATTCTCCCCGGACCGGCCGCCGTCACCGTTGCACCGGCCGCCGGGACGGGTCCTGCGGCCCTGCCGTCGTCCCCGAACGTCGTGGCCTCGCTCCGCGGCGTACGGCACGGCTACCGGAACGTGCACGGCGGACTCACCCCCGTACTACGGGACGTGGATCTGGAGCTGCGCGAAGGCGAGCGCGTCGCCCTCGTCGGCGGCAACGGAGCCGGCAAGTCCACCCTGCTGCGCCTGCTCACCGGCCTCAAGGTGCCCCGCTCCGGGACCGTCGAGGTCACCGACACCAACACCCGCTCGGTCAGGCCAGCCACGCTTGCCGAGCACGTTTCGTACCTCTACCAGCGCCCCGAGCAGATGTTCCTCGCCGACAGCGTGAGGGCGGACATCGCGATGTTCCCGGCCGGACGCGGCCGGCCGGACACCGACGCGCTGGTGGACGACATCCTGCAGCGCATCCGGCTCACCGCACTCGCCGACCGCGACGGGCGCACGCTCTCCGGAGGCCAGCAGCGCCGCGCCACCCTCGGCATCGGCCTCGCCATGACCCCGGCGCTGCTGCTTCTGGACGAGCCGACCTCCAGCCTCGACGTGGCCACCCGGGACGACGTGATCGCGATGCTGGACGCACTGGCGGACCGCATCCGCTGCGTGGTCGTTGCCACCCACGACATGCATCTCGTCGCCGAGTGGGCGACACGTGTCGTCGCCCTCGGCGACGGCCGGGTCCTGAGCGACTGCGACCCGGCGGAGTTCTTCGCCGACCAGGACTTGCTGAACCGCGTCCGCGTCGTACCACCGCAGATCACCGCCCTGGGAAGCGCCCTGGGATTGGCGCCGCCACCGCTCACGGTGGACGAGTGCGTCCGGCGACTGCCCGCCGCCGTGAAGGAGGCCAGATCGTGAAGAGGACCGAACGCGACACCCTGAGCGTCGAATGGGTCAAGCTCGAACTGCTGCGCACCGCGTACGCCACCCGCGGCGGCCTGCTCGCCCGGCTGGACCCGCGGATCGTGATCTTCTGGTACGTGCTGATGGCGCTGAGCCCCTGGTTCACCCACAACCTGACCATTCTGGCGATCCTGTTCACGGTGGCCGCGGCGGCCGTCGTGACCTGCCGGGTCGGCCCGCTTGTCGTCGGCCTGTTCATTTTCGGCCTGGTCACCGAGGCCGGATATCTGATCGCCGCAGCCTGGC is a genomic window containing:
- a CDS encoding transposase — encoded protein: MGSKYTKRYTAEFKRDAIALVDSTGKTVTAVARELGISSESLRGWYRQAKADRGEGAPGELTTAEREELKRLRRQNAEQAKTIEVLRKAAVFFAKESDR
- a CDS encoding IS3 family transposase, with amino-acid sequence MSETYAFIEAEKTTHGVAFLCRLLKVARSSLYAWLAEAKPRAARRAADQALVHEITVIHVGSRQTYGVPRVHAELRRLGRAVNRKRVARLMREHGIQGVTRHKRRSLTRADKKARTAPDLIGRQFHAEMPGTKLVGDITALPTGEGWLYLACWLDLATREVVGYSMADHHRADLVIDALDMAHGRGGLQPGCVIHSDRGSEGGFNPSSQHLMISEVWDGSSSAGSRSGDTVKVEVSGASQISASYRSSFLG
- a CDS encoding ABC transporter ATP-binding protein, with protein sequence MTARIGTAGQHEAEAAARTDDVAPGTGPAVEVQGLSFRYPGAEHDSLTGVGLTIERGDFMAVVGGNGSGKTTLCKTFNGLIPHFWSGTYTGSVRVFGQDTTTTNVASLSHQVGYVYQDFGNQLVRPTVYDEVSFGPVNFGLTDWRERSDEALDLLGIAALRDHYTWQLSGGQQHLVALASILAMRPGLVVVDEPVAELDPERAEEIYRRLTDINRRLGTTVVVIEHHAEFVARYCKSVLLMAEGAPVWHLPVEEALSRSGELAAHGIPAPQVVRLARAVEPEGPVPLTVEQAVRWLDERGLHPAPAEILPGPAAVTVAPAAGTGPAALPSSPNVVASLRGVRHGYRNVHGGLTPVLRDVDLELREGERVALVGGNGAGKSTLLRLLTGLKVPRSGTVEVTDTNTRSVRPATLAEHVSYLYQRPEQMFLADSVRADIAMFPAGRGRPDTDALVDDILQRIRLTALADRDGRTLSGGQQRRATLGIGLAMTPALLLLDEPTSSLDVATRDDVIAMLDALADRIRCVVVATHDMHLVAEWATRVVALGDGRVLSDCDPAEFFADQDLLNRVRVVPPQITALGSALGLAPPPLTVDECVRRLPAAVKEARS
- a CDS encoding LacI family DNA-binding transcriptional regulator; the encoded protein is MPHAPSRRPTILDVARAAGVSKSLVSLALRGDAGVSESTRARITAAADQLGYRSNALARGLVQGRTMLLGVLLTDLANPYHTDVVAGIEEAAGEAGFGVLLAHGRRDAKRLASQLDTLVQLNVDGVIAVSSWVDPADLQAAARRTPVVVVGRPEHPPAGIDTVANDDAAGAALAMTHLVGLGHREIAFVTTSRRPAAEGRRCGYETASHRAGLSPHTVAAESVEELPLRVAPLLRSGVSALIANNDLTAVALLDIAHDLGLPVPERLSVVGYDNSTLAALVRPRLTSIDQPRPELGRTAVRLLLQRSGGRTTDRHEVLNPRLVARGSTGPYGR
- a CDS encoding anti-sigma factor family protein, with translation MNKRPWWRRPAAERRMNCLQVARVMQAYLDGETDEITARRAAAHLEDCRRCGLEVSVYQEIRNALARRAEPDKQALQRLQAFGTSLLSNYPAGEDGTENRAEPPTGT
- a CDS encoding cell division protein FtsQ; translation: MSSPTQTGAAAFRPSAGFGRPDDPSDLGSAQKLMVFVLSMTLFGLANILTEVLPEVKLGPVELSVSYLAFVPVVMVSLFHPLYAALGAPLGEIVFVDLLMGNFSGFAELEGYIQLSLGLYIAGSLVRDPRRRTQVALAALVAVGVDKMLGGIVDIGKVYVGVAEAEYVKGLAESVLLLEGIAFSTDLLISGVLFGVLPAMYLAPRLHGRIEPLLGLAPRDPDRPLRLRARVSARFLLLGIFLAFVATIAAFMQELDANFGVWEPDFVDRYGQRFLWIGVSAAVIVLVGLVLAARALRRSRAARSGSRP
- a CDS encoding HAD-IA family hydrolase, whose translation is MNQPHAPVSPALAHRPEALLLDFGGVVFHTEKRPEGRADAAALIHRHLSRAGHAVAEETLRVSLDAGLAALKDWKNAAGRRREPVELTHREIWEDFLASDLPEPARAVLAGSAGWLLGELTPLLSEHTVRPGVRELLHTARRLGVRVGIVSNAHAGRSHRALMREHGLEELVDVQLYSDEVGIRKPHPTIVERAARALCTRPERCWFVGDTIDRDVAAGHRAGVAAVIVTRDKHTDNPPYPVSVRPHAVYDTPEGLVPVLAAALDTPPPAPSAVTATASTRAGAGPAALLLDHGGVIANAVKDPQAQKEFGLRLAARLRRAGHGVSDEEAVAALLEARGAHQRFKSEGERGPVVPEVTPLQYWRDFFGTSLAPGARAWLAAEAVALSHEWAHIKSRPALREGAAELLGRCRELGIPVAVVSNTVCGRSVRERMASFGVEELIGVHVYSDELGRRKPDALTVREALRGLSTDARACWFAGDKPGRDMAAARSAGIGTTVLVRGGSLDDEALNGHLSVPGPTRPDRVVASLAELVPLLSGRP
- a CDS encoding IS30 family transposase, translated to MVRRQQAADRATRSKLRSPGHPKFQRHIEAAFWDEIAKGLLAEEAAADIGVAPAVATRWFRQCGGMRPFDPKPNSGRYLSFSEREEIALLNAQGKGVREIARQVGRDPGMISRELRRNAATRGGKLDYRASVAQWKSDMAARRPKTSKLVANPRLHAYVQERLSGQISTPGGKAIAGPATGAWTGRNKPHRKDRAWVQAWSPEQIANRIKFDFPDDESMRISHEAIYQALYIQGRGALKRELILCLRTGRALRAPRARSRRKTWAHVTPEALISERPAEVEDRAVPGHWEGDLIIGLERSAIGTVVERSTRFTMLVHLPREEGYRHKRSVKNGPALGGYGAITMKTALTNTMSTLPEQLARSLTWDRGKEMSAHAQFRVETGIPVFFADPHSPWQRGTNENTNGLLRQYFPKGTDLSRWSAEEVEAVAHTLNSRPRKALGWKTPAEAFNDQLQLLQQAGVATTG